In Pongo abelii isolate AG06213 chromosome X, NHGRI_mPonAbe1-v2.0_pri, whole genome shotgun sequence, one DNA window encodes the following:
- the NXT2 gene encoding NTF2-related export protein 2 isoform X1: MRKHGSHWSQGDREGYQRSNYYEGPHTSHSSRGGRTREEVVTPPLPEHAATGSQMATSLDFKTYVDQACRAAEEFVNIYYETMDKRRRALTRLYLDQATLIWNGNVVSGLDALNNFFDTLPSSEFQVNMLDCQPVHEQATQSQTTVLIVTSGTVKFDGNKQHFFNQNFLLTAQSTPNNTVWKIASDCFRFQDWSSS; this comes from the exons ATGAGAAAACACGGAAGCCACTGGTCTCAGGGAGACAGAGAAGGATACCAAAGAAGTAACTATTATGAGGGGCCACACACCAGCCACTCAAG CCGTGGGGGCCGGACACGTGAGGAGGTAGTGACGCCGCCACTGCCGGAACACGCTGCTACAGGCTCCCAGATGGCCACGTCTCTG GATTTTAAAACTTATGTAGATCAGGCATGTAGAGCTGCTGAGGAGTTTGTCAATATTTACTATGAGACAATGGATAAAAGAAGACGG gCACTAACCAGGCTGTATCTGGACCAGGCCactttaatatggaatggaaatgttgTTTCAGGGCTGGATgccctaaataatttttttgacacATTGCCTTCTAGTGAGTTCCAGGTCAATATGTTAGATTGCCAACCAGTTCATG AGCAAGCAACTCAGTCCCAAACTACAGTTCTTATTGTGACCAGTGGAACTGTGAAGTTTGATGGAAACAAACAACATTTCTTCAACCAGAACTTCCTGCTGACTGCTCAGTCCACTCCCAACAATACTGTGTGGAAGATTGCAAGTGATTGCTTCCGTTTTCAAGATTGGTCTAGTAGTTAA
- the NXT2 gene encoding NTF2-related export protein 2 isoform X2, whose product MRRKDFKTYVDQACRAAEEFVNIYYETMDKRRRALTRLYLDQATLIWNGNVVSGLDALNNFFDTLPSSEFQVNMLDCQPVHEQATQSQTTVLIVTSGTVKFDGNKQHFFNQNFLLTAQSTPNNTVWKIASDCFRFQDWSSS is encoded by the exons ATGAGAAGGAAG GATTTTAAAACTTATGTAGATCAGGCATGTAGAGCTGCTGAGGAGTTTGTCAATATTTACTATGAGACAATGGATAAAAGAAGACGG gCACTAACCAGGCTGTATCTGGACCAGGCCactttaatatggaatggaaatgttgTTTCAGGGCTGGATgccctaaataatttttttgacacATTGCCTTCTAGTGAGTTCCAGGTCAATATGTTAGATTGCCAACCAGTTCATG AGCAAGCAACTCAGTCCCAAACTACAGTTCTTATTGTGACCAGTGGAACTGTGAAGTTTGATGGAAACAAACAACATTTCTTCAACCAGAACTTCCTGCTGACTGCTCAGTCCACTCCCAACAATACTGTGTGGAAGATTGCAAGTGATTGCTTCCGTTTTCAAGATTGGTCTAGTAGTTAA
- the NXT2 gene encoding NTF2-related export protein 2 isoform X3 codes for MDKRRRALTRLYLDQATLIWNGNVVSGLDALNNFFDTLPSSEFQVNMLDCQPVHEQATQSQTTVLIVTSGTVKFDGNKQHFFNQNFLLTAQSTPNNTVWKIASDCFRFQDWSSS; via the exons ATGGATAAAAGAAGACGG gCACTAACCAGGCTGTATCTGGACCAGGCCactttaatatggaatggaaatgttgTTTCAGGGCTGGATgccctaaataatttttttgacacATTGCCTTCTAGTGAGTTCCAGGTCAATATGTTAGATTGCCAACCAGTTCATG AGCAAGCAACTCAGTCCCAAACTACAGTTCTTATTGTGACCAGTGGAACTGTGAAGTTTGATGGAAACAAACAACATTTCTTCAACCAGAACTTCCTGCTGACTGCTCAGTCCACTCCCAACAATACTGTGTGGAAGATTGCAAGTGATTGCTTCCGTTTTCAAGATTGGTCTAGTAGTTAA